In the genome of Achromobacter sp. MFA1 R4, the window CGTGGGCGATGGCGTGGCCTATCCGGCCCAGCGCTTGTTCGGACATCAGGATGCGCAGCGGCACCAGACCTGCACGGCTCATTTCGGTTTGCTCCTTGGGAACGCGATGGGTGCGGGCGCGGATCGCCGGCATGCCCCCCCGCCCCGACCCGCCGGTCCGAACGAAATTCTAGAAGCGCGGTGTGTGCGCTACAAATTATTAGTTTTTGCCTATTATTCGTTTTCGCCAATAAATCAACGCAAGGCCATTCTGGAGCGTGACGATGAAGCGCAACATCACCCTGCGCCACTTCCGCTGTTTCGTGGCGGTGGCCAACACGGGCTCGTTCACCCTGGCCGCCTCGCAGCTGTTCTTGACCCAGTCATCGCTCACCGCCACGATCCGGCAGTTCGAGGACGCCGTGGGCGTCAAGCTCTTTGACCGCAATACGCGGCGCGTGGCGATGACCCCGGAGGCCGCCCGCTTCAAGGCAGAGGCCGAACGCATCCTCAGCCAGTTCGATGGCGCGCTGAGCGACCTTGAATCGCTGTCTCAAGGCCGGCAAGGGCATGTCAGGATCGCGGTGGTGGCCTCGGTCACCAATTACTTCCTGGGCGACGCCATCGCCGCGTTCCGGCAGTCCTATCCCCGCATCACTTTCTCGCTGCATGATGCGGGCTCGGCTCTCGTCGAGAAGATGATCGTCAACGGCGACATCGACTTTGCGATTTCTACGCCGCATCACGGGTACGACGAACTGGTCTACACGCCGCTCTTCGCGGACCGCTATGGCGTGATCTGCGATGCCATGCATGCCTACGCGCGCGGCGCGCGCCCGCTGAAATGGAGCGACCTGGACCCGGCCGAGTACGTGGGCTTTACCGAGGACACCGGCATCGGCGCCCACCTGCGTGAGCATGCCGGCAAGGCGGGATTTTTCGAGCAACAGCACGACGAGGTATCCCGGACGTCGTCATTGCATGCCGTCCTGCGCGGCGGCGGTCGCTATTCGATCCTGCCGGCGCTGGCGGCCAGTTCCATCGTGCCGCCGCTGGCGCCTGGCGCAGCGCCGGGTCCGTTCGTGTTCCGCGAGCTGGGTTCGCCGCGGCTGGCGCGAGAGGTCTGCCTCATCACGCGGCGCCTGCGGTCGCTGTCGGCAGGCTCCGAGCTGTTCCTGCAATACATGCGGGACGTCATCCGCGACAAACCCGTGCCGGCGGGGGTGAAGGTGCTGGGCCGCAGGGACGGGAAGGCGCGGCGGGATGCCTAGCCGGCCGGCGTATCGCCGCGACGCGCGCATGACGCCCGCGCCCGGCGCCGCCTTTCAGTTCACGCGCCGGGGCAGCACGGCTCGCATCCAGCGCGACAGCAGCGGGCGGATGCGCTGGTTGTGCAGCAGCACGGCGCCCAATACGCCGATGAAGGCGCCGATCACGGTGTCCACGAAACGCGCCTCGATGACGTCGATGGGATAGCCCTGCCCCAGGTGCGGCGCTTCGGCCAGGAAGATCGTCAGCGGGGTGATCAGCACCACCGCGCTGGCGTAGTGGCGCACGACCAGGGTTTCGATGCCGAACGACAGCGCCATCATGATCAGGCTCAGCGTCCAGACATTCAGCGGCAGGCTGAGCAGCGCCCAGGCCACGCACAGGCCCACCGCCGTGCCCAGGATGCGGTGCAACTGGCGGCTCCAGGCCGCGCGCAGGCTGGCGCCCTGGATGATCGCCAGGCAGCTCACCGGCACCCAGTACGGCCGCTGCAACTGCAGCAATTCGGCCACCAGCAGCGAAATCCCCACGAACAGGCCGATGATCACGGAGTCATAGACCACGAAGTCGAAGGTGGGCTTGGGCAATTCGATGGGCGCGGGCGGCGGGGCGACGCGCGTCATGTGCAGCGAATACGCAAAGGCCACCAGGCAGGCGACCAGGCACCCCAGCGCCACCATGCCCACCCGCATCGGCACGTCTTCGACGGTGCCGGGCGTATAGGCGGCAATTGCCGTGGCCATGATGAAGAACAGGCTGCCGGGCGGTCCCAGACGATAGCAGCGGCACACCATGTTCACGACCATCGCGATCAGGGTCAGCGCCGCGATCGTGGCGGTGGGCCAGAACTGGGTCAGCGCGCCCAGCGCGTAGCAGGCCACCATGCCGAAGGACGCGGCCAGCAACATCATCATGCGGATCTGGAGCGAGGCGTTGGGCAGGCTTAGAAACACCATGCCGCCCAGGCTGGACATCAGCCCGTAGTCCATGCGCCCGAAATACGCACCCACCATCAGCGGCAGGCCGGACGAGAGCGCCGCGGCCAGGGGCATTTCCCAGGGACGGTCGCTGGCGTTGACCCGAGTCAGCTCGGACCACGTGCCGAGCAACTGGTTCTTGACGAAGGCGTAGGGGCGCCTTGGCTTGTCGTCCCGTCCTGCGGGTGGGTCACGTCGTTTCATAGGAGCTTGGATGGGGAAGCGCCCAGTATGGGCGATCGGTCGCAAGACGGCAAACCGGCGCGGCCGGGCGAGCCGTCCAAATTCCGCCCCCCGGATTTAACGGGAATTCCCTGATTCTCCCCCCCAGACCCGCTGGCTACCATTCGCCGCACTTCAGCCTTCGGCTGATCCATAACATGCGCAATTCCGCGCGGAGACACCATGAAAGCACTCAAACTGGCTGCGGCAGGAACCGCCTTGTTCATCTCGTCCTGGACCGCCCACGCCGGCGCGACCTTCGACGCGGTCAAGAGCAAAGGCTTCGTGCACTGCGGCGTATCGACCGGCGTGGCGGGCTTTTCCGTGAACGACAGCAAGGGCGGCTGGATCGGCCTGGACGTGGATCTGTGCCGCGCGCTGGCCATCGCCATGTTCGGTGACGCCTCCAAATCCAAGATCCAGGCGATCAGCGCCGTCCAGCGCTTTACCGCCCTGCAATCCGGCGAAGTCGACGTGCTGACCCGCAACACCACGCTGACGCTGACGCGCGACACCACGCTGGGCCTGATCGGCGTCGGCGTGAACTACTACGACAGCCAGGGCATCATGGTGAACAAGTCCCTGGGCGTGAAGAGCGCCAAGGAACTGGAAGGCGCCACCGTCTGCGTGCAGCCGGGCACCACCACCGAGCTGAACCTGGCC includes:
- a CDS encoding LysR family transcriptional regulator, with the translated sequence MKRNITLRHFRCFVAVANTGSFTLAASQLFLTQSSLTATIRQFEDAVGVKLFDRNTRRVAMTPEAARFKAEAERILSQFDGALSDLESLSQGRQGHVRIAVVASVTNYFLGDAIAAFRQSYPRITFSLHDAGSALVEKMIVNGDIDFAISTPHHGYDELVYTPLFADRYGVICDAMHAYARGARPLKWSDLDPAEYVGFTEDTGIGAHLREHAGKAGFFEQQHDEVSRTSSLHAVLRGGGRYSILPALAASSIVPPLAPGAAPGPFVFRELGSPRLAREVCLITRRLRSLSAGSELFLQYMRDVIRDKPVPAGVKVLGRRDGKARRDA
- a CDS encoding FUSC family protein yields the protein MKRRDPPAGRDDKPRRPYAFVKNQLLGTWSELTRVNASDRPWEMPLAAALSSGLPLMVGAYFGRMDYGLMSSLGGMVFLSLPNASLQIRMMMLLAASFGMVACYALGALTQFWPTATIAALTLIAMVVNMVCRCYRLGPPGSLFFIMATAIAAYTPGTVEDVPMRVGMVALGCLVACLVAFAYSLHMTRVAPPPAPIELPKPTFDFVVYDSVIIGLFVGISLLVAELLQLQRPYWVPVSCLAIIQGASLRAAWSRQLHRILGTAVGLCVAWALLSLPLNVWTLSLIMMALSFGIETLVVRHYASAVVLITPLTIFLAEAPHLGQGYPIDVIEARFVDTVIGAFIGVLGAVLLHNQRIRPLLSRWMRAVLPRRVN